A stretch of Synechococcus sp. WH 8020 DNA encodes these proteins:
- the purD gene encoding phosphoribosylamine--glycine ligase, which translates to MSISNTRPLSLPPLRNVLVVGGGGREQALAWAFRRCPEIEGIWISPGNAGTGDLEGCTPLEIAETDHKGMVAACSDYAIDLVVIGPEAPLADGLADTLRGQGFAVFGPSAEGAQLEASKAWAKQLMQDAEIPTAGYWTVANEQEGIALLEQLQRPLVVKADGLAAGKGVTVADSVEETAAAIQEAFQGRFGQAGERLVLEERLTGPEVSVFALCDGEEMVLLPPAQDHKRLMEGDQGPNTGGMGAYAPAPLLDQAGLTQVREQILEPTLAALRKRGILYRGVIYAGLMLTAEGPQVIEFNCRFGDPECQTLMPLMGPELARVLQACALGRLAEAPPLTQLELCSACVVTAAAGYPDSPRKGDPIAVAFNLDPTTTDPLQLFHAGTRLSKDGVLETSGGRVLAMVAQATDFDQAFAKAYEGLTQIRYEGMQFRTDIGHQVRAPKLY; encoded by the coding sequence ATGTCCATCTCCAACACCCGTCCCCTCTCACTGCCGCCGTTGCGCAATGTGCTCGTGGTGGGAGGTGGCGGCCGAGAGCAGGCGTTGGCCTGGGCCTTCAGACGCTGTCCAGAGATCGAAGGCATCTGGATCAGCCCAGGAAACGCTGGCACAGGCGATTTGGAAGGCTGCACTCCACTGGAGATCGCAGAAACGGATCACAAAGGCATGGTTGCGGCGTGCAGCGACTACGCCATCGATTTGGTGGTGATCGGTCCAGAAGCCCCCTTGGCCGATGGTCTTGCTGACACGCTTCGAGGACAAGGCTTTGCAGTCTTTGGCCCGAGTGCGGAGGGTGCACAGCTCGAGGCGAGTAAGGCCTGGGCGAAGCAATTAATGCAAGACGCGGAGATTCCCACGGCTGGGTACTGGACCGTGGCCAATGAGCAGGAGGGGATTGCTCTTCTGGAACAACTGCAACGCCCCTTGGTTGTGAAGGCAGATGGACTCGCAGCGGGGAAAGGGGTGACCGTCGCGGACAGCGTGGAGGAGACTGCAGCCGCCATTCAAGAGGCGTTTCAAGGTCGTTTCGGACAGGCCGGTGAGCGGCTTGTCCTGGAAGAACGCCTCACCGGGCCAGAAGTGTCGGTGTTTGCCCTCTGTGATGGCGAAGAGATGGTTCTGCTTCCGCCTGCGCAGGATCACAAACGACTCATGGAGGGGGATCAAGGACCCAATACCGGGGGGATGGGGGCTTATGCACCGGCCCCCCTTCTCGATCAAGCGGGCCTCACACAGGTCCGCGAGCAGATCCTGGAACCAACCCTTGCTGCTTTGCGCAAGCGAGGAATCCTCTACCGAGGGGTCATTTATGCAGGGCTCATGCTCACGGCCGAGGGGCCACAGGTGATCGAATTCAATTGCCGCTTTGGCGATCCGGAATGCCAAACCCTGATGCCTCTGATGGGGCCTGAACTCGCACGAGTTCTCCAGGCCTGTGCGCTCGGACGTCTTGCAGAAGCACCACCGCTTACTCAGCTGGAGCTGTGCAGTGCCTGCGTGGTGACGGCAGCAGCTGGCTATCCCGATAGCCCCCGCAAAGGCGATCCAATTGCGGTTGCGTTCAATCTCGACCCAACGACAACCGACCCACTTCAGTTGTTCCATGCCGGAACACGTCTCAGCAAGGATGGGGTGCTGGAGACCTCCGGCGGCCGCGTTTTAGCGATGGTGGCTCAGGCGACGGATTTTGATCAGGCCTTCGCTAAGGCCTACGAAGGATTGACGCAGATCCGTTACGAAGGCATGCAATTCAGAACGGACATTGGCCATCAAGTGCGCGCACCTAAGCTTTATTAA
- a CDS encoding HAMP domain-containing sensor histidine kinase has translation MSSGSAPASANSTASSWAGSVSSDTAQEQQGLWSGIRLWWAEFSLQTKLLAIATLVVSLMMTSITFFALNGIQRDAVMNDTRYARDLGLLLAGNVTELVADGHDRELANVAEQFWRSSRSLRYIFFADPEGVVYLGIPISGNDADTRGDLRLNRRLELPSELRSRPKNPLVRQHLTPDGQVTDVFVPLIQEGRYLGVLALGVNPNDSALASASLTREVTVAVFISIWVLVILGAVFNALTITRPVKELLRGVRSIAAGDFQARIGLPIGGELGELLDGFNAMALQLQDYDAANIEELQAAQVKQASLIATMADGAVLLDEKGQIVLANPTARRLFRWEGRNLEGQDFLNSIPDLLAIELHEPLDGVLNQGRDSNELRSSIGEPPRTLRFVLQAVREPSGENLKGIAVTMQDLTREVELNAAQSRFISNVSHELRTPLFNIKSYVETLYEMGDQLSDTDKQEFLGIANAETDRLTRLVNDVLDLSRLESHPSVQFSALDLRPGLEQTLRSYQLNASDKQVELDLEASIDLPDILGNWDLILQVLDNLVGNALKFSRSGSRIVIRAYAWPDSCWMGPLPDDSFQAPQCEMISPLPKLRVEVSDTGYGISEDKQQRIFERFYRVENAVHTEVGTGLGLSIVRGILEKHSSVIRMASEPDVGTTFWFDLPLAQSDQDEIKLQAERQSRYDQEEIKLN, from the coding sequence ATGAGTAGCGGTTCGGCACCAGCTTCTGCGAACTCCACTGCATCCTCATGGGCAGGGTCAGTCTCTTCGGATACGGCCCAAGAGCAACAGGGTCTTTGGAGTGGCATCCGCCTCTGGTGGGCCGAATTCAGCCTTCAGACCAAACTTCTGGCCATCGCCACGCTGGTGGTGAGCCTAATGATGACCAGCATTACCTTTTTCGCGCTCAATGGGATCCAACGCGATGCGGTGATGAATGACACCCGCTACGCCAGGGATTTGGGGCTGCTGTTAGCGGGCAATGTCACCGAGTTGGTGGCAGACGGACACGACCGAGAACTGGCCAATGTGGCCGAACAGTTTTGGCGCTCAAGCCGCAGCCTTCGCTACATCTTTTTTGCAGATCCCGAAGGCGTTGTCTACCTCGGCATTCCCATCAGTGGGAATGACGCAGATACCAGAGGAGACCTTCGTCTTAATCGACGCCTTGAACTCCCCAGTGAACTGAGATCGAGGCCTAAAAACCCCCTTGTCCGTCAACATCTGACCCCTGATGGGCAGGTCACCGATGTGTTTGTGCCCTTGATTCAGGAGGGCCGCTACCTCGGTGTTCTCGCCCTAGGAGTGAACCCCAATGACTCGGCTCTCGCGAGTGCCTCCCTCACCCGAGAGGTCACCGTGGCCGTCTTCATCTCGATCTGGGTCCTGGTGATTCTTGGCGCTGTCTTCAATGCGCTGACCATCACCCGACCCGTAAAGGAACTGCTTCGCGGCGTTCGCTCGATTGCTGCTGGAGATTTCCAAGCCCGTATCGGCCTCCCTATAGGCGGCGAACTTGGGGAATTGTTGGATGGTTTTAATGCGATGGCCTTGCAGCTCCAGGACTACGACGCGGCCAACATCGAAGAGTTGCAAGCTGCCCAGGTGAAGCAGGCCTCGCTGATTGCAACGATGGCCGATGGCGCGGTCTTGCTGGATGAAAAGGGTCAAATTGTGTTGGCCAATCCAACGGCTCGTCGCTTGTTTCGCTGGGAGGGACGCAATCTTGAAGGACAGGATTTTCTCAATTCGATCCCAGACTTATTAGCGATTGAGCTCCATGAGCCTCTCGATGGAGTCCTGAATCAAGGCCGTGACAGCAATGAATTACGAAGCAGCATCGGCGAGCCTCCTCGCACCCTGCGTTTCGTACTCCAAGCCGTCCGCGAACCCAGCGGTGAAAACCTAAAAGGGATCGCGGTGACCATGCAGGACCTCACCCGTGAAGTGGAGCTCAACGCGGCCCAGAGCCGCTTCATCAGCAACGTGTCCCATGAACTGCGCACTCCGCTGTTCAACATCAAGAGCTACGTCGAAACCCTCTACGAGATGGGGGATCAACTCAGCGACACAGACAAGCAAGAGTTTCTCGGCATTGCCAATGCTGAAACAGATCGACTCACGCGACTCGTGAACGATGTTCTCGATCTTTCAAGGCTCGAATCCCATCCCAGCGTTCAGTTTTCTGCACTCGATCTCAGGCCTGGCCTAGAGCAAACCCTTCGCAGCTATCAACTGAATGCATCCGACAAACAGGTGGAATTAGACCTGGAGGCGTCGATCGATCTGCCTGACATTCTTGGCAATTGGGACCTGATCCTCCAGGTGCTGGACAATCTCGTCGGGAATGCTCTCAAGTTCAGCCGCAGCGGAAGCCGCATCGTGATTCGTGCCTACGCCTGGCCCGACAGCTGCTGGATGGGACCTCTTCCAGACGATTCATTTCAGGCTCCGCAATGCGAAATGATCTCGCCTCTTCCAAAACTACGTGTGGAAGTAAGTGACACGGGTTATGGAATCAGCGAAGACAAACAACAACGAATTTTTGAACGCTTTTATCGCGTAGAAAATGCAGTCCATACGGAAGTAGGAACTGGCCTTGGCCTCTCCATCGTGAGAGGAATTCTTGAGAAACACAGCAGCGTGATTCGGATGGCAAGCGAACCAGATGTGGGCACAACATTTTGGTTTGACCTACCTCTCGCTCAATCAGATCAAGATGAAATCAAACTGCAAGCCGAACGGCAAAGTCGTTATGACCAAGAAGAGATCAAGCTAAATTGA
- the purC gene encoding phosphoribosylaminoimidazolesuccinocarboxamide synthase, whose translation MTSTRGPLLYEGKAKRIYASNKEAEVLVEFKNDATAFNAQKCAQLEDKGRLNCQISACLFELLEREGIPTHYCGLESDHWMVVQRVKVIPIEVVLRNVATGSLCRQTPISQGTRLDPALLDLYYKDDDLGDPLLTESRLFLLDLVSPERRQEIETLARRVNAVLTPFFSGLNLQLVDFKLELGCNAAGELLVADEISPDTCRLWDMNSRDAKARILDKDRFRQDLGGVIEAYGEVCKRVQGATPKPRNYR comes from the coding sequence ATGACCAGCACCCGTGGGCCGCTTCTCTATGAGGGCAAGGCCAAACGCATCTATGCCTCAAACAAAGAGGCTGAGGTTTTGGTTGAATTTAAGAACGATGCCACTGCTTTTAATGCCCAAAAGTGCGCACAACTTGAAGACAAAGGACGACTTAATTGTCAGATCTCGGCATGTCTGTTCGAGTTGCTGGAACGGGAAGGAATACCAACCCATTACTGCGGGTTGGAGTCGGATCATTGGATGGTGGTCCAACGGGTCAAGGTGATTCCGATTGAAGTGGTGCTGCGCAATGTGGCCACCGGATCACTCTGCCGTCAAACCCCTATCTCTCAAGGCACTCGCTTGGATCCGGCACTGCTGGATCTTTATTACAAGGATGATGACCTTGGTGATCCTCTTTTGACAGAGTCGCGTCTGTTCTTACTTGACTTGGTCAGCCCAGAACGTCGTCAGGAAATCGAGACGTTGGCAAGACGGGTCAATGCTGTTTTGACACCTTTCTTTTCTGGTCTCAACCTTCAATTGGTGGATTTCAAGCTCGAGCTGGGATGCAACGCAGCGGGTGAATTACTTGTGGCTGACGAGATCAGCCCAGACACCTGCCGGCTTTGGGACATGAACAGTCGGGATGCAAAAGCACGAATTTTGGACAAGGATCGATTCCGCCAAGACCTTGGCGGAGTGATTGAGGCCTACGGGGAGGTCTGCAAACGGGTCCAAGGGGCCACCCCCAAACCCCGCAACTACAGGTAA
- a CDS encoding BamA/TamA family outer membrane protein, translated as MVNPSSCRTRNAVRRGALGLALALPLLTTLPARAQAETDSDQSSEEQTQLEDALTGETNAPQSAPQSVEVEEFEGAQEAPVAAENEVTEQPRVLITEVMIEGIDGHPEQERLELAAYDAMTVRPGSRVTRDELKVDLEAIYATGWFSDVRIEPVNGPLGVQLVVQVAPNPVLTKVELLPEDNEIPPQVIEDAFSSDYGRTLNLSELQLRMKELQTWYSNEGYALARVTGPTRVSPDGVVELKVVVGTVAGVEVQFLNKEGETTDENGEPIRGKTKPWVVTREISIKPGEAFNRNQLEGDIKRLYGTSLFSDVKVTLKPVAGKPGEINIVLGIVEQSTGSLSGGLGYSQSQGVFGQIQVQDSNLFGRAWNIALNLTYGQFGGLANFTFTDPWIKGDSHRTSFRTSIFLSREVPQVFQSQDKGDIVTVTDYEDNNSSRAYEINNKKNPAGRKFDNVDDASKLFPEDSWFDYEGDTVVLQRVGGNVIFARPLNGGDPYKNAPWQVLVGMNVQNVRPINFEGSSRIFATPNKRNKNDIPNENIICIAYNCASENNLAGLRLAATYNSLNDPRNPTSGNFFSLGTEQFLSVGENSPTFNRVKASYTQFFPVNWLKIAKGCRPKPGEKLNCPQSIGLQIKAGSIVGDLPPYEAFCLGGSNSVRGWFDCDLAVGRSYGEATLEYRFPLISIFAGELFVDAGTDFGSQNNVPGKPGKLLKKPGSGFSVGTGVIVTTPVGPLRLEVASQDFTGEWRFNLGVGWKF; from the coding sequence ATGGTCAATCCCTCCTCATGCCGAACCAGGAACGCCGTTCGGCGAGGAGCTTTGGGGCTTGCTCTGGCCCTGCCGCTTCTGACCACCCTTCCAGCTCGAGCGCAAGCTGAGACTGACTCCGATCAGAGTTCGGAAGAGCAGACCCAGCTGGAGGATGCTTTAACAGGGGAGACCAACGCGCCTCAATCTGCACCTCAATCTGTGGAGGTGGAGGAGTTTGAAGGTGCTCAGGAAGCACCAGTTGCTGCAGAAAACGAAGTCACTGAGCAGCCCAGAGTGCTGATTACAGAGGTGATGATCGAAGGGATCGATGGTCACCCTGAGCAAGAGCGGTTGGAACTGGCTGCTTATGACGCCATGACCGTTCGCCCTGGTAGTCGCGTCACCAGGGATGAACTGAAAGTTGATTTGGAGGCGATCTACGCCACCGGCTGGTTCTCTGATGTACGCATAGAACCGGTTAACGGCCCTCTTGGCGTGCAACTTGTGGTTCAAGTTGCTCCCAATCCCGTTCTCACAAAAGTTGAGCTGTTGCCTGAAGACAATGAGATCCCTCCGCAGGTCATTGAGGATGCCTTCAGTTCCGATTACGGACGCACGCTGAACCTCTCCGAACTTCAGCTTCGGATGAAAGAACTTCAGACTTGGTATTCAAATGAGGGGTATGCCCTTGCAAGGGTCACAGGTCCAACGCGAGTTAGTCCAGATGGAGTTGTTGAGCTCAAAGTTGTCGTTGGCACGGTCGCTGGCGTTGAAGTGCAGTTTCTCAATAAGGAAGGCGAAACCACTGACGAAAACGGTGAGCCGATTCGAGGAAAAACAAAACCTTGGGTGGTTACGAGAGAAATCTCAATCAAGCCAGGAGAGGCCTTCAATCGCAACCAACTTGAGGGTGATATCAAACGCCTTTATGGAACTTCGCTATTCAGCGACGTCAAAGTCACATTGAAACCTGTTGCAGGAAAGCCGGGCGAAATCAATATTGTTCTGGGGATCGTTGAACAATCCACCGGTTCTCTTTCTGGTGGCTTGGGCTATAGCCAAAGTCAGGGAGTCTTTGGTCAAATTCAAGTTCAAGACAGTAATCTCTTCGGTAGAGCATGGAATATTGCTCTCAATCTTACATACGGGCAATTCGGTGGTCTGGCTAATTTTACGTTTACTGACCCATGGATCAAGGGTGATTCGCATCGCACTTCCTTCCGTACTTCTATTTTCCTAAGCCGAGAAGTTCCTCAGGTTTTTCAAAGTCAAGACAAGGGTGACATTGTTACGGTCACTGATTATGAGGACAATAATTCCTCTCGTGCTTACGAAATTAACAACAAAAAAAATCCTGCTGGTCGGAAGTTTGATAATGTTGACGACGCTTCAAAGCTTTTCCCTGAAGATAGTTGGTTTGATTACGAGGGAGATACTGTTGTCCTGCAGAGAGTTGGAGGTAATGTTATCTTCGCTCGTCCGCTAAATGGTGGAGATCCCTACAAAAACGCTCCCTGGCAGGTCCTTGTCGGGATGAATGTTCAAAACGTTAGGCCGATTAATTTCGAAGGTAGTTCTCGTATATTTGCTACGCCTAATAAGCGCAATAAAAATGATATCCCTAACGAGAACATAATTTGCATCGCTTACAATTGCGCATCCGAGAATAATCTTGCTGGCTTACGACTTGCTGCAACGTATAACTCGTTAAACGATCCGCGGAATCCTACTTCCGGAAATTTCTTTAGTCTCGGAACCGAACAATTCTTGTCGGTTGGTGAGAATTCTCCAACTTTTAATCGAGTCAAGGCAAGTTACACTCAATTCTTTCCAGTTAACTGGTTGAAGATCGCGAAGGGTTGTCGGCCTAAGCCCGGAGAAAAATTAAATTGCCCGCAATCGATCGGGCTCCAAATTAAGGCTGGGTCAATCGTTGGCGATCTTCCTCCCTACGAAGCCTTCTGTCTGGGAGGCTCTAATTCGGTTCGTGGCTGGTTTGATTGTGACTTGGCGGTTGGGCGAAGCTATGGCGAAGCAACTTTGGAATACCGATTCCCACTGATTAGTATATTTGCAGGGGAATTATTTGTTGATGCTGGTACTGATTTTGGGTCCCAGAATAATGTTCCTGGAAAGCCTGGTAAATTGCTTAAAAAGCCAGGATCAGGCTTCTCCGTCGGTACAGGTGTCATTGTGACGACGCCAGTCGGCCCTCTGCGTCTAGAGGTTGCCAGTCAGGATTTCACCGGTGAGTGGCGATTCAATTTGGGTGTTGGCTGGAAGTTCTAA